In a genomic window of Lacrimispora sp. BS-2:
- a CDS encoding four helix bundle protein, with protein MCKKIKRDDISDVMINQTCRSGTSISANIAEANETAHWLLLLRRTDFIKQGDYEKLNNQCQALIKMLYCSIRTVSYNLK; from the coding sequence ATGTGTAAGAAAATTAAACGTGATGATATAAGTGATGTTATGATAAATCAGACTTGCCGATCTGGGACTTCGATTTCTGCTAATATAGCAGAGGCAAATGAAACAGCACACTGGTTATTGCTATTAAGAAGAACTGATTTTATCAAGCAAGGCGATTATGAAAAATTAAATAATCAATGTCAGGCACTTATAAAAATGTTATATTGTTCAATTAGAACAGTTTCATATAATTTGAAGTAA
- a CDS encoding ribbon-helix-helix domain-containing protein, whose protein sequence is MRKTEKITVSLPSDTVKLADEAYAGLGFSNRLELINAAIREYVTHDLMRQFTGELTEIYQKIERSEIKELEQHLSKLSYKIAVELAQIYMLLATAVELPYDVDRSLRGKAVKQVNHLKGFVPLSKAVKEAEKLEELL, encoded by the coding sequence ATGCGTAAGACGGAGAAAATCACCGTGTCCCTGCCGAGCGATACGGTAAAGCTTGCCGATGAAGCCTATGCCGGGCTTGGTTTTTCCAATCGCTTGGAACTCATCAATGCCGCGATCCGTGAGTACGTCACCCATGATCTGATGCGTCAATTTACCGGTGAGCTGACAGAAATTTATCAGAAAATAGAACGCAGCGAAATCAAGGAGCTGGAGCAGCACCTCTCCAAGCTCTCCTACAAAATTGCCGTGGAGCTGGCGCAAATCTATATGCTGCTGGCAACCGCCGTGGAGCTTCCCTATGATGTTGACCGCAGCCTTCGGGGAAAAGCGGTTAAGCAAGTCAACCATCTGAAAGGATTCGTCCCCCTTTCCAAGGCCGTGAAAGAAGCTGAGAAGCTCGAAGAATTACTATGA
- a CDS encoding SWIM zinc finger family protein, whose protein sequence is MDWKQLFKPHILERGLDYYERGFVEDYDEGSDFVQATVQGSSAYDVYVDIIDGKILDMQCDCPYALDGDYCKHMAALLFCMENEKEARADNQKRTIKKDDGKIAPDSESNIKELVRNADEAVVRYFLAEILGNDDKLLSRFKSILCCEISTEDMKRYKNQINRIFNKYAGRRGFIDYYSVGSFISELVDFLDNDIEGMLANRQYKEAFELTTCMFVKAGNQDMDDSDGGTGMLADRCMEIWLEILEHSDMGIKKSMFRWFKEHLDGRVIDYMEEDIEQILFDNFREGEFLEDKLKFTEEKVCKYRKEKDSWTRGYHTGKWILRHIAVMNELRISQDRIEEYAIENLEFSAVRKYYVQDCMKKGRYDAAIQTLEEGKETDKNAAGLVADYSLQLKELYKRTGRAEDYENELWLLMLQYKAGDVAVYKELKTLYTEEEWPGKREKIFEKMPLHTAVDRLYEEDRLYDRLLKLVLDSSGLYKLMEYEKYLKKLYPEELLTKYETVVNSMAVRTSDRKHYRELVAILKRMQKYTGGKKRVDEIVYSWKSQYRNRPAMMDELKRI, encoded by the coding sequence ATGGATTGGAAGCAGTTGTTTAAACCTCATATCTTAGAGAGAGGGCTTGATTATTACGAAAGAGGTTTTGTAGAGGATTATGATGAGGGGAGCGATTTTGTACAGGCCACGGTTCAGGGAAGCAGCGCTTATGACGTTTATGTTGATATTATAGATGGAAAAATCCTTGATATGCAATGTGACTGTCCTTATGCGCTGGACGGGGATTATTGCAAGCATATGGCGGCGCTGCTGTTTTGTATGGAAAACGAGAAAGAAGCGCGTGCTGACAACCAGAAGAGAACGATAAAGAAAGATGATGGGAAAATAGCGCCGGATTCAGAAAGCAATATAAAAGAATTGGTGAGGAATGCGGATGAAGCAGTGGTTCGGTATTTCCTTGCAGAAATTTTGGGAAACGATGATAAGCTGCTCAGCCGATTCAAGAGTATCCTCTGTTGTGAGATTTCAACAGAGGATATGAAGCGATACAAAAACCAGATAAACAGGATATTTAACAAATATGCCGGACGGCGGGGCTTTATTGATTATTACAGCGTAGGTTCCTTTATATCAGAACTGGTAGATTTTCTGGACAACGATATAGAAGGCATGCTGGCAAACCGGCAATACAAGGAAGCGTTTGAACTAACAACCTGCATGTTCGTTAAGGCCGGCAACCAGGATATGGATGATTCCGATGGCGGGACAGGGATGCTGGCAGACCGGTGTATGGAAATCTGGCTGGAAATACTTGAGCACAGTGATATGGGTATAAAGAAAAGTATGTTCCGATGGTTTAAAGAGCATCTGGACGGCCGGGTAATTGATTATATGGAAGAGGATATCGAACAAATTTTGTTTGATAATTTTAGAGAGGGTGAGTTTCTTGAGGATAAGCTGAAGTTTACTGAAGAAAAGGTTTGTAAATATAGAAAAGAAAAGGATTCCTGGACACGAGGGTATCACACTGGGAAATGGATCCTTCGGCATATTGCAGTCATGAATGAGCTGAGAATTTCTCAGGACAGGATTGAGGAGTATGCAATAGAAAATCTGGAATTCAGTGCGGTTAGAAAATATTATGTCCAGGACTGCATGAAAAAGGGAAGGTACGATGCGGCAATACAAACGCTGGAAGAGGGCAAGGAAACTGACAAAAACGCAGCAGGCCTTGTGGCTGATTATAGCCTGCAATTAAAAGAGTTGTATAAACGGACAGGCCGGGCGGAAGATTATGAGAATGAGTTATGGCTTTTAATGCTGCAATATAAAGCTGGGGATGTTGCTGTATATAAAGAGTTGAAAACGCTTTATACGGAGGAGGAATGGCCCGGTAAGCGTGAGAAGATATTTGAGAAAATGCCGCTCCATACAGCCGTTGACAGACTATATGAGGAAGATCGGCTCTATGACCGGTTGCTGAAGCTTGTGTTGGATTCAAGTGGGCTGTATAAACTGATGGAATATGAAAAATACTTAAAAAAGCTGTATCCGGAGGAACTGTTGACAAAATATGAGACAGTTGTAAACAGCATGGCGGTTCGTACATCTGACCGAAAACATTACCGTGAACTGGTAGCTATATTAAAAAGAATGCAGAAATACACCGGAGGCAAAAAAAGAGTAGATGAAATCGTATACAGTTGGAAATCCCAATATAGGAACCGTCCGGCTATGATGGATGAGCTAAAGAGAATATAG
- a CDS encoding DNA-binding protein produces the protein MEYISVKEAAKQWGLTPRMVDYHCTDGRINGAQKIAGVWLIPRDAPRPEDGRRRNGRKTATKDKEREL, from the coding sequence ATGGAATATATCAGTGTAAAAGAAGCGGCAAAGCAGTGGGGACTCACTCCCCGGATGGTGGACTATCACTGCACCGATGGACGTATAAACGGCGCGCAAAAAATAGCGGGTGTGTGGCTGATTCCCAGGGACGCTCCCCGCCCAGAGGATGGGCGAAGAAGAAACGGACGCAAGACTGCGACGAAAGATAAGGAGCGTGAGCTATGA
- a CDS encoding IS66 family transposase produces MKEAALIHNSFVELPALPEKTYVPAHFEVLEHHIKVYAGNHDTGGILRAEVPLRLLSHSILTPELAGAIINAKYVNAVPLNRLSEEFLRNDVNIPRQDMAGWIIRIYQYYLGPVHDMMKAEIMKSHHIHCDETPFVMPEKSKQYMWVYHSPGSKEKPPVFLYEYPGTRGTAAPREFLKGYKGTLVTDGYQVYHTLAKERSDDLKIAGCWSHARRRFAEIVKASGKNGPSTPGQKVAAEAVKRIAAIYHVDHMYEKSSDEERLDHRKNSVKPLVDAYFEWVKEYAGKTGLDKSSKLAGALDYSIHQEQFLRVFLEDPKIPLDNNDAERSIRSFCVGKHSWHIIDSKNGAEASAALYSIAETAKANGLKPYEYFSYLLEQLMHYPRNNVPEDELVKLMPWSEELPDRCRKLKIR; encoded by the coding sequence GTGAAAGAAGCTGCTCTGATACATAACAGCTTTGTTGAACTGCCAGCTCTCCCGGAAAAAACGTATGTACCGGCTCACTTCGAAGTACTGGAGCATCACATCAAAGTATATGCCGGAAATCATGATACCGGCGGGATTCTTCGCGCAGAGGTTCCTCTGCGTCTATTAAGTCACAGCATCCTTACTCCGGAACTGGCAGGAGCCATCATTAACGCCAAGTATGTCAATGCAGTACCATTAAACCGGCTTTCTGAAGAGTTTTTAAGAAATGACGTTAACATTCCAAGACAGGATATGGCAGGCTGGATTATCCGTATTTACCAATACTATCTTGGCCCGGTACATGACATGATGAAGGCAGAGATTATGAAAAGCCATCATATACACTGTGACGAGACCCCATTTGTAATGCCGGAAAAAAGCAAGCAGTACATGTGGGTCTACCATTCACCCGGCAGTAAGGAAAAACCACCAGTCTTCCTTTACGAGTATCCAGGAACAAGAGGGACTGCCGCTCCAAGAGAGTTCCTAAAAGGATACAAAGGGACTCTTGTGACAGATGGTTATCAGGTATATCACACCCTGGCGAAAGAACGGTCTGATGATCTGAAGATTGCTGGTTGCTGGTCTCATGCCAGAAGACGGTTCGCTGAGATTGTAAAAGCCAGTGGAAAAAACGGTCCTTCCACACCAGGGCAGAAAGTAGCAGCTGAAGCAGTAAAAAGAATCGCTGCTATCTATCATGTGGATCATATGTACGAAAAATCATCCGATGAAGAAAGACTGGATCATAGAAAAAACTCAGTCAAACCTTTGGTGGATGCTTATTTTGAGTGGGTAAAAGAGTATGCCGGTAAAACGGGACTGGATAAAAGTTCAAAACTGGCAGGCGCTCTTGATTATTCCATTCATCAGGAACAGTTTTTAAGAGTATTTCTTGAAGATCCGAAAATACCTCTTGATAACAATGATGCAGAAAGAAGTATCCGGTCATTCTGTGTTGGTAAGCACAGCTGGCACATCATCGATTCGAAGAACGGTGCAGAGGCTAGTGCTGCCTTATATAGCATTGCTGAAACAGCAAAAGCGAATGGCCTTAAGCCGTATGAGTACTTCTCTTATCTGCTTGAGCAGTTAATGCATTATCCAAGAAATAATGTTCCGGAAGATGAACTGGTAAAACTAATGCCGTGGTCAGAGGAATTGCCGGATCGTTGTAGAAAACTAAAAATACGGTAA
- a CDS encoding 23S rRNA methyltransferase has product MVLDEEDRRAAIKNATYPEIKEYIKNKHGINVHTAYIALIKREYGLTCREAFNKPEQSKREYHCTDEKRKMIIEALQYFKMIS; this is encoded by the coding sequence ATGGTTTTAGATGAAGAGGACAGGAGAGCCGCCATTAAAAATGCCACATATCCAGAGATAAAAGAGTATATCAAAAATAAGCATGGCATAAACGTCCATACAGCTTATATTGCCCTTATTAAGAGGGAATATGGTCTAACTTGCAGAGAAGCCTTTAATAAGCCAGAACAGAGCAAAAGAGAGTATCATTGTACTGACGAAAAAAGAAAAATGATAATTGAAGCACTGCAATATTTTAAAATGATATCGTAA
- a CDS encoding EFR1 family ferrodoxin (N-terminal region resembles flavodoxins. C-terminal ferrodoxin region binds two 4Fe-4S clusters.), whose protein sequence is MIFYFSGTGNSQLAAKLIAESTGDEIVSINHCLKEGKKITFRSERPLVFVAPTYAWRMPKVVERWIRETSFEGNSNAYFLLTCGGSGGNAAAYARKLCTEKEMRFCGLAPVVMPENYVAMFTVPNETESHTIIEKAKPYIAELAARIQKEERFPETPMPFGSRLLSGPVNLLYYPLVIHDKGFTVSSDCVSCGKCAQRCPLNNIDMVNGKPIWKGNCTHCMACIGGCPTEAIEYKSKWGTGSKGKPRFYIMKE, encoded by the coding sequence ATGATTTTTTATTTTAGCGGTACTGGCAACAGCCAACTGGCGGCAAAGCTAATCGCGGAAAGCACCGGTGATGAAATTGTTTCCATCAATCACTGTCTGAAAGAAGGCAAAAAAATTACGTTCCGGTCGGAACGTCCACTGGTATTTGTCGCTCCGACTTATGCCTGGCGCATGCCAAAGGTAGTGGAGCGTTGGATTCGCGAGACCAGTTTTGAGGGCAACAGCAATGCCTATTTTCTACTTACCTGCGGCGGCAGCGGCGGCAATGCGGCGGCTTATGCCCGAAAGTTGTGTACAGAAAAGGAAATGCGTTTTTGTGGGCTTGCCCCAGTGGTCATGCCGGAAAATTATGTGGCTATGTTCACAGTTCCGAACGAAACCGAGAGCCACACTATCATAGAGAAAGCGAAGCCTTACATAGCAGAATTGGCTGCGCGTATTCAAAAGGAGGAACGGTTTCCCGAAACACCTATGCCTTTTGGAAGCAGGCTGTTAAGCGGACCGGTCAATCTGTTATATTACCCTTTAGTAATCCATGACAAGGGCTTTACAGTGTCCAGTGACTGTGTTTCCTGTGGAAAATGCGCTCAAAGATGTCCTTTAAATAACATTGACATGGTTAATGGGAAACCTATATGGAAAGGGAACTGCACACACTGTATGGCCTGTATCGGAGGCTGTCCCACTGAAGCGATTGAGTATAAATCAAAATGGGGTACAGGTTCTAAAGGAAAACCACGGTTTTACATTATGAAAGAATAA
- a CDS encoding AAA family ATPase, translating into MPKKLETMDAETLMITPMEPLKFIVRGLIPQGLHILAGAPKIGKSWLALWVCLQVAKGERVWSFETRKCEVLYLCLEDSFARIQSRLFEITDEAPPGLHFAIMSDAIGNGLELQIEDFLKEHPGTGLIVIDTLQKIRKTVSSNVNPYAADYDDINALKQIADKNRLAILLVHHLRKTSDNDPLNMISGTTGIAGGADSSFILQKEKRTEHTATLICTGRDIESRELFLAFNRETFLWELLQPIEAEEQKIPDEMILLSDFIKSVSVFTGTATELAERLKSFSGTEYSPAVLKKKIIKHMDYLQKNKIAYSDNRSFERREFTLRYDGYDGMTAENAPANLPSLPSAEERSHRVGPCSPLCELLQGRVAGLLVEPTKTDCEGFVRSCRESTLQPKDAEPPCIPHG; encoded by the coding sequence ATGCCAAAGAAATTAGAAACCATGGATGCCGAAACCCTGATGATCACACCCATGGAGCCGCTCAAATTTATTGTAAGAGGATTGATTCCGCAAGGACTGCACATCCTTGCGGGCGCTCCAAAAATCGGCAAGAGCTGGCTTGCCCTCTGGGTTTGTCTGCAGGTGGCGAAGGGAGAACGGGTCTGGAGCTTTGAAACCCGAAAGTGCGAAGTGCTCTATCTCTGCTTGGAGGACAGCTTCGCCAGAATCCAAAGCAGGCTGTTTGAAATTACCGATGAGGCGCCGCCCGGTCTGCACTTTGCAATTATGAGCGATGCCATCGGAAACGGGCTTGAGCTTCAGATTGAGGATTTTCTAAAGGAACACCCCGGCACAGGACTGATCGTCATTGACACGCTGCAAAAGATTCGCAAAACCGTTTCCTCAAATGTAAATCCCTATGCCGCCGACTATGACGACATCAACGCCCTCAAGCAGATCGCGGATAAAAACAGGCTCGCGATCCTCTTGGTTCACCATCTGCGGAAAACCTCCGACAACGATCCGCTGAATATGATCTCCGGCACCACAGGGATTGCGGGAGGCGCGGACAGCAGCTTCATCCTGCAGAAAGAAAAAAGGACAGAGCATACCGCAACCCTCATCTGCACCGGCAGGGACATCGAAAGCCGGGAATTGTTCCTTGCGTTTAACAGGGAAACTTTCCTCTGGGAACTGCTGCAGCCGATTGAAGCAGAGGAACAGAAAATACCCGATGAGATGATTCTTCTCTCAGACTTTATCAAATCGGTATCTGTGTTCACCGGAACAGCCACAGAGCTTGCGGAGCGGCTGAAAAGCTTCAGCGGAACGGAATATTCCCCGGCAGTGCTGAAGAAGAAAATCATCAAGCACATGGATTATCTTCAGAAAAACAAGATTGCCTATTCCGACAACCGCAGCTTTGAACGTAGGGAGTTTACCCTCCGCTATGACGGCTATGACGGTATGACGGCAGAAAATGCCCCCGCAAATTTGCCGTCTTTGCCGTCAGCAGAAGAGAGATCGCACCGTGTCGGCCCCTGTTCGCCCCTGTGTGAGCTTTTGCAGGGCAGGGTAGCAGGCTTGCTCGTTGAGCCGACTAAAACCGATTGTGAGGGCTTTGTGAGGAGCTGTCGGGAAAGCACTCTCCAGCCCAAGGATGCAGAACCCCCATGCATTCCCCATGGATGA
- a CDS encoding response regulator transcription factor, whose product MSEKRILLVEDNEQIMRGNERLLIRRGYGVVTALTLGEARKAVEERMPDLIVLDIMLPDGSGLDFMGELRQHSKIPVLLLTGLTTPEDIVRGLTAGGDDYLAKPYDFGVLMARVEALLRRAEQIPEKLTRDRLSLDVAAGVATLDGTDLLLTQKEFALLMIFTQNEERFISAEYLYEKAWKQPMEGDSNALKSALKRLRAKLEGSGYCITLSKGEGYQFERE is encoded by the coding sequence ATGAGTGAAAAACGGATTTTATTGGTGGAGGACAATGAGCAGATTATGCGGGGCAATGAGCGGCTGCTCATCCGGCGGGGCTATGGGGTCGTCACCGCGCTGACACTTGGGGAGGCCCGCAAAGCGGTCGAGGAACGGATGCCGGATCTGATTGTGCTGGATATTATGCTGCCCGACGGCAGCGGATTGGATTTTATGGGTGAGCTGCGGCAGCACTCAAAGATTCCGGTTCTGCTGCTGACGGGGCTGACCACACCCGAGGATATTGTGCGCGGCCTCACAGCAGGGGGAGACGATTACCTCGCCAAGCCCTACGATTTCGGTGTTTTGATGGCACGGGTGGAGGCCCTCCTGCGCCGGGCGGAGCAAATCCCCGAAAAGCTGACCCGTGACCGCTTATCCCTTGATGTGGCAGCGGGTGTAGCTACGCTGGACGGAACCGATCTGCTGCTGACCCAGAAGGAGTTTGCCCTGCTGATGATCTTCACACAGAACGAGGAACGCTTTATCAGCGCCGAATACCTGTATGAAAAGGCATGGAAACAACCTATGGAGGGCGACAGCAACGCCTTGAAAAGCGCGCTCAAGCGCCTGCGGGCAAAATTAGAGGGCAGCGGATATTGTATCACATTATCGAAGGGCGAGGGGTATCAGTTTGAGAGAGAATAA
- a CDS encoding DUF4368 domain-containing protein: MDREEKIGQHYLKTGILGAYETAEVVQEETENGKTAPCFEDANVFFDAGQTLTQRSMVIEGRRFHICSVFPPKADCTPTDRLLEVIDAELKKEALFAEYINRKNSVELRREMNSLQKELDAARRRDAELTSLFKRLYEDNVLGRVTNEQFRMLSADYNDEQKALRDAIPIREARLQKLTDSAANVEAFIEKAKRYTEIRELTPEILRLFIARIEIGEKSTRYSRTAEQAIRIVYRDVGIMDSVEPINTEAAEDDRQENIA; this comes from the coding sequence ATGGACAGAGAAGAAAAAATCGGGCAGCACTATTTAAAGACCGGCATACTGGGAGCCTATGAAACCGCTGAGGTGGTACAGGAGGAAACCGAAAACGGAAAGACAGCCCCCTGCTTTGAGGATGCCAATGTATTCTTTGACGCCGGTCAGACCCTCACCCAGAGAAGCATGGTCATCGAGGGGCGGCGCTTTCACATCTGCTCCGTGTTCCCGCCGAAAGCGGACTGCACCCCCACGGACAGGTTGCTGGAAGTCATTGACGCCGAGCTGAAAAAGGAAGCCCTCTTCGCGGAGTACATCAACCGCAAGAACTCGGTGGAGCTTCGCAGGGAGATGAACAGCCTGCAAAAAGAGCTGGATGCGGCAAGGCGCAGGGATGCGGAGCTGACCTCCCTGTTCAAACGCCTCTATGAGGATAACGTACTTGGCCGGGTAACCAATGAGCAGTTTCGGATGCTATCCGCCGATTACAACGATGAGCAAAAGGCGCTGCGGGATGCGATTCCTATCAGGGAGGCAAGGCTGCAAAAGCTGACGGACTCCGCGGCCAACGTGGAGGCCTTCATCGAAAAAGCCAAGCGGTACACGGAGATACGGGAGCTCACACCCGAAATCCTGCGGCTCTTCATTGCGAGGATTGAGATAGGCGAAAAGAGCACCCGATACTCCCGCACCGCTGAGCAGGCAATCCGCATCGTCTACCGGGACGTGGGCATCATGGACAGCGTAGAGCCGATCAACACAGAAGCTGCGGAAGATGACAGGCAGGAAAATATCGCGTGA
- a CDS encoding HAMP domain-containing sensor histidine kinase has product MNKLLSFISGSFVDKSLDLRIRLFNILAMAGVVVSLVSAIVSAAMGEKLQNAAVYLIFALLASALLWYASKNGRYQRCYMITIVTIFLMGFPFFFFNNGGYYGTIPYFFIFALVFTAFMLEGKTAFLMVGLEMLLYVGLCLYAYFFFTPEDFYISSRNVMITAVFGFVVVGLALSIVMLLQFRLYNEQQKKLDEQNHILQRASRAKTEFLSNTSHEMRTPLTVISVNVQTVAEILEDMDEAVKDVEAAELLQNAQQEIMRLARMVGGMLTLASMSENTDKQAVNFSTLLRSSAEMFSLHLQKKGNTLATEIAERLNIFGNADLLAQVVSNLLQNAAVYTEQGEIILRAEKAGREILVTVKDTGTGIAAELLPHVFERGVSTGGTGFGLYLCKTVVESHGGRIWIESTPGSGTTTSFALPTYEGQFGGEDA; this is encoded by the coding sequence ATGAACAAATTGCTTTCTTTTATCAGCGGCAGCTTTGTAGACAAGAGCCTCGACCTGCGCATCCGGCTGTTCAATATTTTGGCGATGGCGGGTGTGGTTGTCAGCCTTGTATCCGCCATCGTGTCCGCCGCCATGGGCGAAAAGCTGCAAAACGCTGCTGTGTACCTGATATTCGCTCTGCTTGCGTCGGCGCTGTTATGGTACGCAAGCAAAAACGGCCGGTATCAGCGCTGCTATATGATTACCATTGTCACAATCTTCCTCATGGGTTTTCCCTTCTTTTTCTTCAACAACGGTGGATACTATGGGACGATCCCCTATTTTTTCATCTTCGCCCTTGTTTTTACTGCCTTTATGCTGGAGGGGAAAACGGCCTTTCTCATGGTGGGGTTGGAAATGCTCCTCTATGTTGGGCTGTGCCTGTACGCTTACTTTTTCTTTACCCCGGAGGACTTTTACATAAGTAGCCGGAATGTGATGATTACCGCTGTATTCGGCTTTGTGGTGGTGGGCCTTGCTCTGAGTATCGTCATGCTGCTGCAATTTCGGCTCTACAACGAACAGCAAAAAAAGCTGGATGAACAGAATCATATTCTCCAGAGAGCCAGCCGCGCGAAAACAGAATTTCTGTCCAACACCTCCCATGAAATGCGCACACCCTTGACGGTTATCTCGGTGAATGTGCAGACGGTAGCTGAAATTTTAGAGGACATGGATGAGGCGGTAAAGGATGTGGAGGCGGCAGAGTTGCTCCAAAACGCCCAGCAGGAGATCATGCGGCTGGCCCGCATGGTGGGTGGAATGCTGACGCTGGCCTCCATGAGCGAAAATACCGACAAGCAGGCGGTGAACTTCTCCACCCTCCTGCGCAGCAGCGCAGAGATGTTTTCCCTGCATTTGCAAAAGAAGGGCAACACTCTGGCTACGGAAATTGCGGAAAGGTTGAACATATTCGGCAACGCGGATTTGCTGGCGCAGGTGGTGTCCAATCTCCTGCAAAATGCCGCCGTCTATACTGAACAGGGCGAAATTATTCTGCGGGCGGAAAAAGCGGGGCGTGAGATTTTGGTGACAGTGAAGGACACCGGCACAGGAATTGCCGCCGAGCTACTGCCCCATGTGTTTGAGAGGGGCGTTTCCACCGGGGGCACGGGCTTTGGCCTGTATCTGTGCAAGACGGTGGTGGAATCCCACGGCGGCCGGATATGGATCGAGAGCACACCGGGCAGCGGCACGACGACGAGCTTTGCCCTGCCTACCTATGAGGGGCAATTTGGAGGTGAGGACGCATGA
- a CDS encoding UPF0158 family protein → MKINLSVVLDAIEMADDNYTYFLDIETGESVFLADELITGLDNERLEDEIEENPDRYLRFPTKFEIHQYHIMEEFVWSLPEGRRQDLLERAIRGRGAFRRFKDTVYDLGLEKKWFQYEVAAYSKIAIDWCRDNGIGYYE, encoded by the coding sequence ATGAAAATAAATTTGAGTGTTGTATTGGATGCTATTGAAATGGCAGATGATAATTATACATACTTTCTGGATATAGAAACAGGAGAAAGTGTTTTTCTTGCAGATGAATTAATCACAGGTCTGGATAATGAGAGACTGGAAGATGAAATTGAGGAAAACCCAGACCGCTATTTGAGATTTCCTACAAAGTTTGAGATCCACCAATATCACATCATGGAGGAATTTGTCTGGAGTCTGCCGGAAGGAAGGCGGCAGGATCTATTAGAACGGGCTATTCGTGGGAGAGGAGCGTTTCGGAGATTTAAAGATACGGTGTATGATCTTGGACTGGAAAAGAAATGGTTTCAGTATGAGGTTGCTGCCTATAGTAAGATTGCGATTGATTGGTGTAGGGATAATGGAATTGGATATTACGAGTAG
- a CDS encoding DUF6076 domain-containing protein, translated as MALFFKDLFPESSSFFAFDVLFGESYIELNNRKYKYNEVLTDFLNYDIAEYKNAAAQGRSTDRLNEIIREMPLFRNFAASRMDGITEQEYAALLEDLELLERYRSFLKEATRKKDRRFIQQIAKNGMSAFVADKTMGLSDRRAAAVSNLQYLLLEDEHGTAALFERMSFTRLIDFLYTDFFKGIMKESMPKQCKLCGRYFLLEKGFQYEYCSGVFEAGQTCREVGSAERFKQKTANNDVWKLHQRAYKKYYARVLKKTMSKSDFNEWTGYAEKLRDETLPLYLKAMAEEVVFDLSDYSRRLNDR; from the coding sequence ATGGCGCTGTTTTTTAAAGACCTTTTTCCTGAGAGTTCAAGCTTCTTTGCATTTGATGTTCTTTTTGGAGAGAGCTATATTGAACTAAATAATCGGAAATATAAGTACAACGAGGTTTTGACTGACTTCTTGAATTATGATATTGCAGAATACAAAAATGCTGCGGCACAGGGCCGCAGCACAGACAGGCTGAATGAGATTATCCGGGAGATGCCCCTGTTTCGGAATTTTGCCGCAAGCAGGATGGACGGCATCACGGAGCAGGAATACGCCGCGCTGCTGGAGGACTTGGAGTTGCTGGAGCGTTACCGCAGCTTTTTGAAAGAGGCAACCCGCAAAAAGGACAGACGCTTTATTCAGCAGATTGCCAAGAACGGCATGAGTGCCTTTGTGGCGGATAAGACCATGGGGTTGTCTGACCGGCGGGCGGCGGCGGTATCCAATCTTCAGTACCTGCTTTTGGAAGACGAGCATGGAACCGCCGCCTTGTTTGAGCGAATGAGCTTTACACGGCTGATTGACTTTCTCTACACCGATTTCTTCAAGGGGATCATGAAGGAGAGTATGCCGAAGCAGTGCAAGCTCTGCGGACGGTATTTTTTATTGGAGAAGGGCTTTCAATATGAATACTGCTCCGGCGTATTTGAAGCCGGACAGACCTGCCGGGAGGTGGGTTCCGCCGAACGCTTTAAGCAAAAGACCGCTAACAATGATGTCTGGAAGCTTCACCAGCGCGCCTACAAAAAGTATTATGCCAGAGTACTGAAGAAAACGATGAGCAAGTCGGACTTTAATGAGTGGACGGGCTATGCGGAGAAGCTCCGGGACGAGACCCTGCCGCTTTATCTGAAAGCAATGGCGGAGGAAGTGGTGTTTGACCTGAGCGACTATTCACGGCGGCTAAATGACAGGTAG